A region of Candidatus Binatia bacterium DNA encodes the following proteins:
- a CDS encoding metallophosphoesterase family protein — protein MKYALISDIHGNLPALEAVLADLETRNEIDATYHLGDLVGYGPWPDEVVARLRYRGIAGVAGNYDSTTATNYPHCGCRYENPRQEELAHRSYAWTRTHIHHETRHYLAGLPFRLDLRVMGGHVPDGPRIVLVHASPVANTLYWTEDRPDSFCLQMAQIAGMRPGDVIAFGHTHRPWYREVGGMHFINTGSVGKPKDGNWQAGYVLLEVDEAAPHATFVRVDYDIERAMRAIRESELPDMFAEDLRTGGSAAPSNEYVTVEPRP, from the coding sequence GTGAAATACGCCCTGATCTCGGACATCCACGGGAATCTCCCCGCGCTCGAGGCGGTCCTCGCCGACCTGGAGACGCGAAACGAGATCGACGCTACGTATCACCTCGGGGACCTGGTCGGCTACGGACCCTGGCCCGACGAGGTCGTCGCGCGCCTCCGCTATCGGGGAATCGCCGGGGTGGCGGGCAACTACGATTCCACCACCGCGACCAATTACCCCCACTGCGGATGCCGCTACGAGAATCCGCGCCAGGAAGAGCTGGCCCATCGGAGCTATGCCTGGACCCGCACGCACATCCATCACGAGACCCGCCATTACCTCGCCGGGCTGCCGTTTCGCCTGGACCTGAGGGTCATGGGCGGGCACGTGCCCGACGGCCCCCGGATCGTCCTGGTGCACGCCTCTCCCGTCGCGAACACCCTGTACTGGACCGAGGACCGCCCCGACTCCTTCTGCCTGCAGATGGCCCAAATCGCCGGGATGCGGCCGGGCGACGTCATCGCGTTCGGGCATACGCACCGGCCCTGGTACCGGGAGGTCGGCGGCATGCACTTCATCAACACCGGCTCCGTGGGAAAGCCGAAGGACGGCAACTGGCAGGCGGGCTACGTGCTGCTCGAGGTGGACGAAGCGGCACCGCACGCCACGTTCGTGCGGGTCGACTACGATATCGAGCGGGCCATGCGCGCCATCCGCGAGAGCGAGCTGCCCGACATGTTCGCCGAGGACCTGCGCACCGGGGGGAGCGCGGCTCCGTCGAACGAATACGTCACCGTCGAGCCCCGGCCGTGA
- a CDS encoding tetratricopeptide repeat protein — protein MSHPRFVRSVPFPLLAAAFLAFSLPTAGRAADPPSPTWQEAGVAYQKGDWKTAAAAYGAIAKREPGNGRAWFRLGTSYFKLGNLKEAIPAYLKSDAIGENPLVRYNLACVYTRMGDSAQAFVWLEKAVAAGYRSTESLKTDSDLQPLRGTSHFASVQQRVEWNERPCAHLAENRQFDFWVGEWDVRAPEGSAAGQSSITVENGDCWIHEHWSGLAGGRGESFNYYNPTTKTWHQTWVDDQGGIAEFDGTFHDGAMRLEGYRQGLKNDRIPARLTLTPLADGTVRQLGENSNDGGKTWTVLYDLLYSKKKDAPGGSSAAEKG, from the coding sequence GTGAGCCATCCGCGCTTCGTCCGGTCGGTCCCCTTCCCCCTTCTCGCCGCCGCGTTCCTCGCGTTCTCGCTCCCGACGGCCGGTCGCGCCGCCGATCCGCCCAGCCCCACCTGGCAGGAAGCGGGAGTGGCCTACCAGAAGGGAGATTGGAAGACCGCGGCCGCGGCGTACGGCGCGATCGCCAAGCGCGAGCCGGGCAATGGCCGCGCCTGGTTCCGCCTGGGCACCAGCTATTTCAAGCTCGGCAATCTCAAGGAGGCGATCCCCGCGTATCTCAAGTCCGACGCGATCGGGGAGAATCCGCTGGTCCGGTACAACCTCGCGTGCGTCTACACGCGGATGGGAGACAGCGCGCAGGCGTTCGTGTGGCTCGAGAAGGCGGTCGCGGCGGGCTACCGCTCGACCGAGTCGTTGAAGACCGACTCCGATCTGCAGCCGCTCCGCGGCACGAGCCACTTCGCCTCGGTCCAGCAGCGGGTGGAGTGGAACGAGCGCCCCTGCGCTCACCTGGCCGAGAACCGTCAGTTCGACTTCTGGGTCGGCGAGTGGGACGTGCGCGCCCCCGAGGGGAGCGCGGCCGGGCAGAGCTCCATCACCGTGGAGAACGGCGACTGCTGGATCCACGAGCACTGGTCGGGCCTGGCGGGAGGCCGGGGCGAGAGCTTCAACTACTACAATCCGACCACCAAGACGTGGCACCAGACGTGGGTGGACGACCAGGGAGGGATCGCCGAATTCGACGGGACCTTCCACGACGGCGCCATGCGCCTGGAGGGCTACCGGCAGGGGCTGAAGAACGACCGGATCCCCGCGCGTCTCACGCTGACGCCGCTGGCGGACGGCACGGTGCGCCAGCTCGGGGAGAACTCGAACGACGGCGGGAAAACGTGGACCGTGCTCTACGACCTGCTCTACTCGAAGAAGAAGGACGCCCCCGGCGGCAGCTCGGCCGCGGAGAAGGGGTGA
- a CDS encoding polysaccharide deacetylase family protein, which yields MSDRMKVSVVIPAYNEEVLLPSCLDSLSRQDYAGEIEIIVVDNGSTDGTAQVARARGVRVVTETERGYSRALASGFAAATGSILASTDADTVVPSFWISRLVHEYAERPDVVAVGGEIVFCKPNLGARLFTRGLLPLLNRADRCRKEGPHLWGANFSVLRGAFEAAGGWNLDFNLQVDTELSERLRAQGRVVLLEDLPVYTSCRRWNRMLGRSLFVYATNFLSLELRGRPLWRSFPNVREAAIPPSGRAPAPRPLAWAVSVVAAVLVGIGVYDTISPWSSAFGGTHWSGPGGDRAVALTFDDGPNEPYTSEVLSILRRERVRATFFLIGDRVRREPAVAAEIAREGHVVGNHSETHPFALALEPAERIRTELDRAERQIHAATGIYPRLFRPPQGLRSPWLMRVVESDSLDTVTWDDSPVDWNPLTARQLSDRVVSAAHPGAIILLHDGLNLVPGANRRVVVEGLASIIERLRAEGYRFVTVPELLREPSSLSRWPARDRVSKQG from the coding sequence GTGAGCGATCGCATGAAGGTCAGCGTGGTCATTCCCGCGTACAACGAAGAGGTCCTTCTCCCGTCGTGCCTCGATTCGCTGAGCCGCCAGGACTACGCGGGCGAGATCGAGATCATCGTCGTCGACAACGGCAGCACCGACGGGACCGCGCAGGTCGCGCGAGCGCGCGGCGTGCGCGTCGTCACCGAGACCGAGCGGGGCTACAGCCGGGCGCTGGCCAGCGGGTTCGCCGCCGCGACCGGCTCGATTCTCGCGAGCACGGACGCGGACACGGTCGTGCCTTCCTTCTGGATCTCGCGCCTGGTCCATGAATACGCCGAGCGGCCCGACGTCGTCGCCGTGGGTGGGGAGATCGTCTTCTGCAAGCCGAATCTCGGAGCGCGCCTCTTCACGCGCGGCCTCCTTCCGCTGCTGAACCGCGCGGACCGATGCCGCAAGGAGGGCCCGCATCTCTGGGGAGCCAACTTCTCCGTCCTGAGGGGGGCGTTCGAGGCGGCCGGCGGCTGGAATCTCGACTTCAACCTCCAGGTCGACACGGAGCTGTCGGAGCGGCTGCGCGCGCAGGGGCGCGTCGTTCTGCTCGAGGATCTTCCGGTCTACACCTCCTGTCGCCGGTGGAATCGGATGCTCGGCCGGAGCCTCTTCGTCTACGCCACGAACTTCCTCTCGCTGGAGCTCCGCGGCCGCCCCCTCTGGAGATCGTTCCCGAACGTGCGGGAAGCGGCGATTCCGCCGTCCGGCCGGGCGCCCGCGCCCCGCCCGCTGGCGTGGGCCGTTTCTGTGGTCGCGGCGGTTCTCGTCGGCATCGGTGTCTACGACACCATCTCGCCGTGGTCGAGCGCCTTCGGCGGAACGCACTGGAGCGGCCCCGGGGGGGACCGCGCCGTGGCCTTGACGTTCGACGACGGGCCGAACGAGCCCTACACCTCCGAAGTTCTCTCGATCCTGCGTCGCGAGCGCGTTCGCGCGACCTTCTTCCTGATCGGCGACCGGGTACGGCGGGAGCCGGCGGTGGCGGCGGAGATCGCGCGCGAGGGGCATGTGGTGGGGAACCACTCCGAGACGCATCCCTTCGCGCTCGCGCTCGAGCCGGCGGAGCGCATCCGGACGGAGCTGGACCGCGCGGAGCGGCAGATCCACGCCGCGACCGGCATCTATCCGCGCCTCTTCCGTCCGCCGCAGGGACTGCGATCCCCCTGGCTCATGCGCGTTGTCGAGAGCGATTCCCTCGACACCGTGACCTGGGACGATTCGCCGGTGGACTGGAATCCGCTCACCGCGCGGCAGCTCTCCGATCGCGTCGTCTCCGCCGCGCATCCCGGGGCGATCATTCTGCTCCACGACGGCCTGAATCTCGTCCCGGGCGCGAACCGGCGCGTCGTGGTCGAGGGGCTGGCGTCGATCATCGAGCGGCTGCGGGCCGAGGGCTATCGCTTCGTGACCGTGCCGGAGCTGCTCCGCGAGCCCTCCTCACTCTCGCGATGGCCCGCCCGCGATCGGGTCTCGAAGCAGGGTTGA